In Oncorhynchus masou masou isolate Uvic2021 chromosome 11, UVic_Omas_1.1, whole genome shotgun sequence, the genomic stretch taaaagataaaaagagagtagcagcagcgtaaaagaggggttggagggggtacacaatgcaaatagtccgggtaacaatttggttacctgttcaggagtcttgtagCTTGGGGgtgaaaactgttgagaagcttttttgtcctagactttgcactccggtaccgcttgccatgcggtagtagagagaacagtctaagactggggtctttgacaatttttagggccttcctctgacaccgcgtggtgtagaggtcctggatggcaggcagctttgccccagtgatgtactggtccgtacaCACGActctctgaagtgccttgcggtcggaggctgagcaattgccgtaccaggcagtgatgcaaccggtcaggatgctctcggtgttgcagctgtagaaccttttgaggatctcaggacccatgccaaatctttttagtttcctgagggggaataggctttgtcgtgccctcttcacgactgtcttagtgtgtttggaccagtctagtttgttgttgatgtggacaccaaggagtttgaagctctcaacctgctccactacagccccattgatgagaatggggacgtgctcggtgctccttttcctgtggtccacaagACAAGTGAtatccttagtcttggttatgttgagggataggttgttattctggcaccacccggccaggtctctgacctcctccctataggctgtctcgtctttgtcggtgatcaggcctaccactgttgtgtcgtcagcaaacttaatgatggtgttggagtcgtgcctggccagtcgtgggtgaacagggagtacaggaggggactgagcacgcacccctggggagcttacaagcccttaaacaacaatgcagttttaagaagaaAAAAGTGTTAAGGAAGTATTTACTCAAAGTAAAAAATaaactgagcatgcacccctgagggcccccgtgttgaggatcagcgtggcagatgtgttgctacctaccctcaccacctgagggcagcctgtcaggaagtccaggatccagttgcagagggaggtgtttagtcccaggatccttaccttggtgatgagctttgagggtacagcattctcacataggtgttccttttgtccaggtgggaaagggcagtgtggagtgcaatagagattgcatcatctgtggatctgtttgggcggtatgcaaattggagtgggtctagggtttctgggataatggtgttgatgtgagccatgaccagcctttcaaagcacttcatggctacggacgtgagtgctacgggtctgtagtcatttaggcaggttgcctttgtgttcttgtgtatgttgacctgttttaaggtcttactcacgtcggctatggcgagcgtgatcacacagtcgtccggaacagctgatgctctcatgcatgcctcagtgttgcttgcctcgaagcgagcatagaagtgatttagctcgtctggtagtctcgtgtcactgggcagctcgtggctgtgcttccctttgtagtctgtaatagtttgcaagccctgccacataagacgagcgtcggagccggtgtagtatgatttaatcttagccctgtattgatgcttggcctgtttgatggttcgtcgcagggcatagtgggatttcttggaagcttccgggttagagtctccGGTTTCcggtttgcttatttccttatacagctgactgagtgtgatcttagtgccagcattagTGCCAGCATTTGTCTGtagtggtaaataaacagccacgaaaagtatagctgagaactctctaggaaagtagtgtggcctgcagtttatcacaatataatcaacttcaggcgagcaaaatctagagacttccttagattttgtgcaccagctgttgtttccaAATATGCATAGACCACCCCCCCTCGTCTtacggagtgtgctgttctatctttctggtgcagcgtgtatccctttagctgaatatccatgtcgtcattcagccacgattccgtgaagcataggatattacagtttttgatgtcccgttggtaggatattcgtgatcttaCCTCATCTAGGTTATTGTCCAATAactgcacgttggcgagtaatattgacggtaatggaagctttcctagttgtcttctgcgggtccggacgaggcatccggctctttgtcctctgtgttgcttccttttgcgaataattgggatgtctgccctgtggggtgtttggagaatatcgtgtgagtcctgcttgctgctgttgttgaagaaatcttcgtctaatctgaggtgagtgatcgctgtcctgatatccagaagctattttctTCCATAaaatacggttgcagaaacattatgtacaaaacaatttACAAATATCGAGAGAAAAAaccccacataatagcacaattggtttcGAGACCGTAAAACGGCGGCCATCTTGCTGCCGAggcagatgtggtggattgagacgcagcccattcAAAAAACTGATATCTTAAATTGACAGATCCGATGGGGACTTTTGTATTATTTTAATTAGATTGATGCACAGGTGCGTCAATAGACTATTTTTTTACGCGGTCCGGTTCAACGAGTCGCCATCTGAATTCAGCCTATGAAAACCCTGTTTTCAACCGTGTGTGTAGTTTGGGAGTGTATGTGAACGGTTGTCATCGTAAGCAGGATTAGTGTCTAAAGGAGATTACCCAGGACTCTCTGAATGGTTTTAAAGTTGAGATTACATGTATTTTTCCAATTAATTCACAAAGCTCTAATGATGTTAAAGGGTTATTGGATTACACTACTACATGTCCTAATTTAGCTTCACGCTGGTTCTCTTCCATGTATCCTGTCCTATTCCTCACAACTGGAATGTATGAGTGTATAACAGTATTCCTTTCCCATTCATGGCTCACTGAAATGTTTATCTGGGCTtacaaagtggaaaaagtcagaGGGTTTTGAAAAGTATGAAATATTCAATACATTTAATGGCGTGGTTGCACATATGCTGCTATGCATTTTGGATACTTCTTTATGGTACAAGACAAGTGATAAACATCAGATCCATTATTCTTAAACATGATACCTATTATTTTAGCATTGTCATACTGTATTTACACATCAAGTCTTCAAAAGTGTCAAGTGAGCACTCAGAGAAAGTGTGCCCTTATAAAGTGCTGTGATTCCCATGCAGTGACTGGTAGGCCTGAGAAGTACACTTAACACACAATGACACAGTCCATATGGAGTGGATGTTTCACATACAGTAAAAGGACAGAGAGCGGTTATATTATATTAATACAAAAagaagagcgtgtgtgtgtgtgtgaacgtgtttaactattcttgtTAAAGAAGAATAGTAAACTAACCAAAATTTGACCAATtagggacattttgttagtccccacggtgtcaaatgctatttctagggggtttagggttaaggttagaattagtgttaaggttaggagctagggttagttttagggttagtgtaaaggttaggattttgggttagggtaaggtttagggaaaataggatttagaatgggactgaattgtgtgtcgctacaaggttagctgtacaagactgtgtgtgtgtgtgtgtgtgtgtgtgtgtgtgtgtgtgtgtgtgtgtgtgtgtgtgtgtgtgtgtgtgtgtgtgtgtgtgtgtgtgtgtgtgtgtgtgtgtgtgtgtgtgtgaggaagaggACTGTacctcggtttcttcctaggttcttgcctttctaggtagttttacctagacaccgtgcttctacatctgcattgcttgcccTTTGGGGtctcaggctgggtttctgtatgaCCACTTTGTGACAAATGCTGATGTAAACAGGGCTTTATATATacatttaattgattgattgtttgcatgtgtgtgtgttgataacaGTCTCAGGGTGGCAGAAGATTTGCTTTGGCTCCATTCCACAGATTAAGTGTGTTCCTGTCTCCTCTACAAATACTTTAGATCCACGTAGAAAACATATGTATGGTGGCGATACAGAGAAACTGCCAAGTTCCCCACCACTGTATCAAGAGATTATCCTCCAATTAATCCTCTTCATCACAGCCTTGGAACATAAACAGCTAGTATACTAGgtacaaaaacacatttccacaTACACAGTATCTCCTGTGGTAAACTTGTGAATGGTTTAGTTGGCCGCTACTGCCCCTCGGAGTAGGATAAAGTTGCCATTAGAAACTGAGCTAAGGTCTTTTTAGGATCCCCCTTAATGGTTAAGGTCAGTATTTGGGAAGGGtatgatctgatcctagatctgtgcctaagggTAACTTGTACCCGGAgccttctcccttttctctctgcaCGTGCTCAGACAGCCTTGCCCATGATGAGGAGGCTCATGAGGAAGACCATGATGAAGAAGAGCCACATGAAGAGTCTGTCCATAACCTTGGCCACTTTCCTCCACTCACCCGTACGTCTCTGGGTAGAGCGCTGGTCGTGGTAGCAGCTGGCGATGTACTCTATGTTCCTGCATAGCGCTTggtgctgacacacacactgggccctcaccaccacctctctcctaaCCCTAGCCTCTGTGCCTCCTAACGATCCTTTCCTTCTTTCTACACCTCCTCCCACAcagcctctatctcctcctccacctttgCCTCTTTCTGCCGCCACTGCTCCTCCCATGTACCCACTTTCTCCTCTGaaacccttctctctttctgcctctcctccttctttctcACCTCCTgctgctccctcctcctcctctccagcatcTATACTCACAAACAGGTTGTCTTTCCACCAACTGGGCTCAAACGTTTGGTATGAGCCTCTTTTCACATCCAgtctatccccctcctcttcctctttctgtgTTTTTACACCCACCCCAACCccttcctctccacccctccctcccaagGACTCCCCATTCACATCCCAGTTGGTACTTCTGGTTTGGGGGTTGATGTTGTGGTCAGGTGGGAGCTCGGGCGGGGCCCGTTTCTTGGGGATGCCGGTGAAGCAGTTCTCTCCCAACTCATAGACAAAGCAGATCCGTGCCAGGTAGTGCAGGATGAAGCGGCGGGCCCACTCAGGGACGGGACGCGCCTCCGGACCACAGTGATGGATGTTCATGATGAAGATGGTCAGGGCGGTCGACGCAGTGATCATCGTCATGGTAGCAATGTAGTACTTGCCTGTGGGGAAGTAGTGATCAGCAATACAGTCAATTCCCATGTATAACAACTCTCACACATTCAAACATAATCATCATTATTCAATGTAATGGTGTACATTGACTTACATAACATCACTGCCTTCAGGATTCTAGACAGTGTTAAATAGACAGACAAGCATAATTGCTCCACAGAGGAAAGACAGAGTATAGGTTATCGAGTTGTGATTGCGGCACATTAAATTAGCTGGACAGCCACTATCGACTGGCCTCTGTACCGTTacattgacattatcccacaAACACCAACACAATTTATCACTTTGCTGATACCTTCTTtattgaaaatgtaaaaaatcaaatgtattcaaatCCTATTGCAAAAGTTCCCACTTCACTTTTTTTTTACTCTGCTTGCATCTCAATGTTGATTCAAAATGCATAAGCACTTTTTGCTTGTCCCTATACTATTTCACAATAAGATATGGAATAATATACTGAATAAACATACAAAATATGCTTTTTCTGTATTCATAAGGTCTCCCTGCTCTGTATCACATCTCATCTATACAGTAGCCAGGCAATTCAATTTAGCAGCAGAGAGAGGCTGTATGAGGATGTTGTGCTGAGTAAGACCCATTAAATATTTACAAATCATCTCTGCCTGTGAGTTTATGAGAGAAGACCTACAAAAGTCTCTGAGGAGAGCTAGTCAGTCTCAGTTAGTGTTGGAGAAGGAGATAAAATGGCCTCAAAAGCCCAGAAGAGTATATATTCTCTGATTGCTATACtcatgacactctctctctctgcccatctatCGCCCCTTCTCTCACCTATGAGTGGTACGTTCTCCGAAGGTGGCATGCTCTCTGCCACTAGCAGCTGGAACACGGTCAGTGCCAGCAGCACGGTGACCCCCAGGGACACTTTCTCCCCAGAGTCAGCTGGCAGGTAGAAGCCCAGCGGGGCCAGGAAGGAGATCATCATACAGGGGATGAGCAGGTTAAAGATGTAGAAGGAGGCTCTGCGTTTCAGGTGCAGGGTGTAGGTGATGTCTGGGTAGGGGTCTGAGCAGCAGCCGTACAGGATCACGTTCTTCTTGGCTGGCATGCCCAGAACCTATAGTTAGGATAGCATGGAATAGAATATAAATGAATGGCCTGCGGTGATCTAGTGGTCTAAGAACACTGATACTTTGAACCTCTGCCAGCATGGGTTCAAATCCAATCCAATGCTCTTTCAGCACACTCcgcctatctctctctatcctatccaataaacaaataaaatacatgtattgtgCATCGTTGAATAGAAACTATGGAAACAACTAGATAAGACAGTCTTATAAATGCAGAAGTGTTTTCAATCAATAAAGTGCAAATAGGGAATACATATCAGGCTTTGCCCATACAAATATCAGCAAAAGCACTGCTATAAATAAAGGATTAAAAAATTTCTAAATTAACTAATAAATCTGACCTCCCACTCTACATTGGCCACGAAGTCGGCCAGGTCAGCACTGTCCAGGGCGTTGACCAGGTCCATCTGGTTGCCATTGTGTGTCCAGGAGCCGAAGGTTAGGCGACACTGCTGGGCATCGAACGGGAAGAACGACACATCCACTGAGCACGAGCTCTTAGTGATGGCCGGCTGGTCCCACATGATCTGTCCATCGTTACGGATCACCACATTGGTCTCCATGGAGCTGGCGAACTGGTCATCagcactgagaggaggagagcaaggCGAGAGGAAGGgaaagtgtgtgagtgagaggggAGATTGAAGCGAAAAGGAGGAGTatggagggaggatagagggggagaaggaggacagggatggtgggagaaggagagacagagggaggaaggaagagagggagaagaggcagaGTGTGTGAGGAATTCATTGGTGATCAAATAAGGCAATTAAAAGCATAGAAAATGTGTTCTTATCTACAATAGATACCGTCAAGTCACTAAAGACTCTTTAGAGGAGTGACTGGGAAAGGACAGAGAGCAGAAATGGAGGGAAGGAAGATGGGCATGGAGTGTCTCACAGAGAGACAAAGGATGTGATGACAGTCAGGCAGGATGATTGAAAGATGATTGCCGGGGCGCAAGGAGAGTGGGGAGAGCAGGGGTGGAGCCCACCTAAGAACCCACTTCTACACTCAGAAATATCACTACACTTCTGACCTTCATCACAGGGACTGGACTGAACTTAGAACTTTAATAGTCATTACCCTAAAAGTTTGATTCTTCTCAGAAATCAAAGCTTAGGAACTGAATCTGCATTGCGTGGCATTCCCCTACTATCAATCGTCCTCCAACAGGGGTTTGGTaattaaacatgtaaagtgttagtttAGGTATGGGATTATTGTGAGTCTCATGTAACAAACAACATTCAGACTTGTCCAGATATTTCCAGGACAAATGATGTAGAATGTCTAGCCTGTTGTAGAAGGATTACTGATTCAGTTGCAATAACAACAAAGGGAGATTAAAACATAACAAGACTGTGAAAGAATGAAGAGCTGGATTATTCTGCTAATACAGTGTTTcccggtatatatatatatatatatatatatatatatatgagaaaaCCCTGTGCATCTAGGTCCGGGTGCTGGTTTAGGTAGGAACAACTAGTGTCCAAAAACAAGTTTAAAAACTGCATACTAGAAAAGACAGGCAACCAACCTTGTCTTTAGttatatttattttccatttaaggttaaaaaatgaaaaataaacagaAGTCAAGGTCAGTTGTCTGTATTTTCTAGTGTGCAGTTTTACAGTTGTTTTTGGAGGGTTTCCCAACTGTGGGCCAGGGTCCATTGGTGGGACAGGGCTGGTGTCTACTGCGTTATTGATTAAGACTTGATTCTGGCTAGGAACACTGTCAATGTTGAATTGGCACATTGCAGCAACGAAAAACTTGAAAGGCTGTAGGTGGCCATAAATCATAACAAGTGCCAAGAGATTTTCCTGACCAGGTGGCCGAACCAAGACAAACCCTGGCACTAGTCATGGTGCAACAACAAGCAAGTCCTGCTCCAATACAGTGTGATGAGCATCAGAAGTAGACTGGTTGCCTGGACACCCCGTGAGTAACGGCTTTTAGGGTGTCCAGCTTGTGTCCATGGCAACACAACAGAAATTTGACGATGAGGGTGAAGAAGAGGAGTATGAGGAAGAGGACAACAAACCCGTGCAGGGAGAACCGATATGTCTCAATACCAGCCAGACCTACTTGTTATATAGGACAATATCAGGCCTCCATACATAACTACTAGGTATACGGATGGTATCAAGACCATCGTAGTCCTCCTTCTTCCAAGTGAGGTAGGCGTCCGTCCACACCTGCCGGATCCACAGGTACGTGGTCAGGATCTGGTTACGCTCATCCTgcagaaaaacacacacaggtaAAGAGACAACAGGTACTGAAACACACAGGTCCAATGACTACAGGTACTGAAAACATACAGAAATGGTAGTATCAGAGGAGGCTGAGGTGTGCATGTGATGTGGGGTCATcatggatgtgtttgtgtgtttgtgtgtttaccaTGTCGATTATCTGTGAGAGGGTGATCTGCAGTGTGACATTGATGATGTGGTCTGTGTCCTCCACTGGTCTCAGAGCGTTGGTGTAGTTAGCGAACAAATCAGTCAGCAACTTTTGAGCATACCTCCCATGAGCACCAAGACTCactgccacacagagagagagaaagacagagaggaggggggggggttatattaTTCAATATTTAAATCGAAGCCTCAGTTTCTCAAGGGAATGGGAAAAATTGGCTCTGCAGTATCCTAGCTCGATTAACCTTAGAGCGACCTTGGAATCCACTTAATGATGTCCAGTCATTTGATAAGCTGATCACGAAGCTagctctacatgtctgtctggtCCCCCATGCATGACTCACAACAGTCATTACATTTGATAATGTTACAGTATCTTTTGGTTAGGCTTCTTCCTATATGTAGGCACATTTAAGGTATTGCCCTTCTGTGCGGTTGCTCTTTAACTGCAGGGTCACTGGCAGAAGCCCTGCTCCAGATGTTCTCCCTTAATCGCTGCATTGATGGAACTGGTGGGAAGTCCTGCAGTCTCTCAAGCCTTTCTTGAAAGAGTTCCTGTAGGGGTTTGGGCCAGCTTCTTGAGGTCCCTTGATATTTGGATTTTGGTTTGGcaagaaacacacaaacaatgGCAACACTCGTGTTTCTAAACCTTCAATttgacagagacagaccgagggtgagagagaaagtgacaagggagatggagacagagaaagaggaaatGTTAGGGAGGTTAACAGGGAGAAGTAAACAGAGGTGAAAAGGACAAAAAGATTAGGGGTGACTTTAGCgtgaggggaggaaagagagaaagggttggaggaatggagggaaggagTGAATTACTCAACGCACGGAAGAGAAACGCTGGATAtatgagagaaggaaagagagggggaacggggaaggagagggggacagaggcaGATAAGCGGAAAGTTAATTACAAACAGTAAATGAGATAGTGTGTCCATCTAGAACGGCTAAATCCCTGTCCATTCACTTCCTACTGTAGACAGCACAGCGCAGCACAGGCACAGGCACGCCCTGTGTGCCACTACAACCCCCACTGCAGAAAGTTAGACACAATCAGTGCCTCTACACTTACTACTGCCAAACATTATTGTCACTCAATCTCAaacaatgcatgtgtgtgtgtctgtacatgtaacaaatcagtgtgagtgtgtgtgtgatagagagagagatagagagagcgatgggacaaacaccaaattgagactctgcaagcAGAATTCTGCAAGAAAATCCTCCACGTagaacataaaacaccaaataatgcatgcagagcagaattaggccgatacccgctaatgataaAAATCCATTAAAATCCGCTAAATtcaacaaccacctaaaaggaagtgattcccaaaccttccataacaaagccatcccctacagagagattaacctgtaGAATATTtatctaagcaagctggtcctggggctctgttcacaagcacagagtcccaggacagtaacacaattagactcaaccaaatcatgagaaaacaaagatataattacttgacacactggaaagactTAACAAAAatacagagcaaactagaattgggtgaaataccacagtgtgccagcacagcagcaatatttgtgacctgttgccacaagaaaagggcaaacaGTGTAGAacatatttattttcccttttgtacttcaactatttgcagattgttactacactgtatatagccataatatgacattttacaTGTCTCTAtccctttggaacttttgtgagtgtaatgtttactgttcatttttattgttcatttcacttttgtttattatctatttcatttgctctggcaatgtaaacatatgtttcccatgccaataaagccctttgaataggagtgagggaaggagagagagagggagagagaagagagagagaatagagaaagagaaTGTAGTTAGAATAAGACTTGGTGGCCTGTTTACCCATCTGCAGTACTGTACATGTGTGAATGTCATAGAGCCTCTGTAATATCATGTACATACACCATGGATTGCATGTCAACCAACAAGAGGACTTGGTTACAGCACCAACCACATCTGTGAACCAGGCCATCACTGTAAACCTACCCCCTCATCACATAGCATTCATCCCATAACCTCAACCCCTACCCCCGAGCCCATAATGACTAGGTTCCACAGTCTTCCCTGGTCACGTCACACAGTAAATAAGCAGCAGTGTTAAGGATTGGAGGTTGGCTCTGGGTAGAGCTTCGTTGCATGTAAAGCTGACCAGATGTGGCTGTTTGCCTTAAGTTAAAGAGACAGTTCACCACTAAATCAATGTTTGTCAGGTGTTGTCATACTTCAAAAGTGATCTAAAGTCCACTCATTATTCCATACCATCTTCTGTGTAAATCAGAAAAATCTCTATACCTCAAATCCAAATGAATGGGAACGATGAGACCAATCTAATTGCAGCGATATTGGAGTTGAACTACAACCTTTTGTCTGTACAGTTGGTGCAGCGTTATACAGGGAACTTACTGTCCTTGATCAAGTTCCTGAACGTTACCCCAACTGATACATCATCAGTGACACAGAGGGGGAATTCTTTTTTTGGTACCATGTGGTGCCTATACATCTAGTCTAAAAGAGTACAGGAGGGGCATTATGGCTCCTTCGTAGTGCTCTTAAGGACTTGAGTAGCTACTCCATCATTTTCTAATCCAtatagtgtggtgtgtgttgccACAAGTCATAAGGCATCATACATCTATGAGTAGCTTCTTCAGTCTGCTGATTCATGGCATTTTATTTATATTCATAGGTAGTATTTACTTGTCCTGCCTTGGGAGCCTGTAAACTCAGCATAAGAATGTGAAAGTTACCTTGACTGTGTCACCTATAAAAGTGAAACATTGTTCTAGACTCTCATACAGAAAACTCTGTATCTGTCTCAGTGTGACTGTGAGTGCACGTGTTCGTGCTTAATGGTTGGATTGCTCTTCATCATCTCACACAATGTGCAAAATGGCTTGCTGCtctaatgctgtgtgtgtgtgtgtatgtgtatgtgtatgtgtatgtgtgtgtgtgtgtgtgtaataatgtacTAGTAAAACTTACTTTATTATGTCCACCTGTGTGTGGCCTGTATTGTTGCCGTGACATTGATTGCCATTGCCTCCTACGCACACTGAAGAAGGTCTTATACCCTAAATGTTTGGCGACAATACAAATAAGTTCTGTcctatttttgttctgtgtaatAATGTGTATGGCACACAGAGTGGTCCATTAACATGTTTATCTGCTTCTGAGATCAGTCAGCACCCCATCAGCAGCTCACTGGCTGTCATAGCCCCATTCTCTCTCAGTCCAGCTCAGCATCCATCTCTGTGCCAGTATAGAGTGCTGCAGCCACACTGCAGAGGGCTGCTGTCCCACTACTACATTCACTGggccacagctctctctctctcagctcctaaTGGAACAGCAGGTTTACTCATCTGTTCTTTAGTTCCTCGTTCTCCTCATTGTTTCTATCCCTCTcatgtgtgctctctctctgccactgtaCTCACCTttccttctcattctctccttcgctatttctctctctttatctcagtTACgcactctccacctctctctatttctccctcctctctccctctctctctctctatagaaaagCAGGTTCAGTTGTTTGGTGGGTTCATGAGGTGTGAGTTTAGTCAGCGTTTTTCTCCAGCATTAATCTAAGGGCCCTGGTGCTAACGGACCATCACATGCCAGCTGGCAGACACTTGTCTAACTATCTACTGTATTGCCCAAAGTGCACACAACACACGGACATGAGAGGGAACATTCACATGGAGAAACCCAGATGCATGTACCGAcgagcacacacatgcacaaacacatgtaggcctactgtagagCCTAACAAAACATACATAAGAGTAGACATTACACAGTATTGGCTGGTTTCCCAGATATAGATAAAGATTAGTCCTGGAATAAGAAGAACTGTCTGAGTGTGTATTGTCAGACTGACAGGGCCGGGTTGTATTATCTGTCCCATCATGCCATGAGGCAGTGAAGCGTCAAAGCCTGTACTCCTACCCTGCCAGAGGCATTGTGGGATTATTTGCTATAATCCCGCTCATGCCCTTCACTGTACCCGCTCTCCTCTAGCAtcgggacagacacacacacacacacacacacacacacacacacacacacacacacacaccagccactc encodes the following:
- the LOC135547966 gene encoding neuronal acetylcholine receptor subunit alpha-9-like, with protein sequence LSLCVAVSLGAHGRYAQKLLTDLFANYTNALRPVEDTDHIINVTLQITLSQIIDMDERNQILTTYLWIRQVWTDAYLTWKKEDYDGLDTIRIPSSYVWRPDIVLYNNADDQFASSMETNVVIRNDGQIMWDQPAITKSSCSVDVSFFPFDAQQCRLTFGSWTHNGNQMDLVNALDSADLADFVANVEWEVLGMPAKKNVILYGCCSDPYPDITYTLHLKRRASFYIFNLLIPCMMISFLAPLGFYLPADSGEKVSLGVTVLLALTVFQLLVAESMPPSENVPLIGKYYIATMTMITASTALTIFIMNIHHCGPEARPVPEWARRFILHYLARICFVYELGENCFTGIPKKRAPPELPPDHNINPQTRSTNWDVNGESLGGRGGEEGVGVGVKTQKEEEEGDRLDVKRGSYQTFEPSWWKDNLFVSIDAGEEEEGAAGGEKEGGEAEREKGFRGESGYMGGAVAAERGKGGGGDRGCVGGGVERRKGSLGGTEARVRREVVVRAQCVCQHQALCRNIEYIASCYHDQRSTQRRTGEWRKVAKVMDRLFMWLFFIMVFLMSLLIMGKAV